A window of Rhododendron vialii isolate Sample 1 chromosome 13a, ASM3025357v1 contains these coding sequences:
- the LOC131314053 gene encoding protein ALP1-like, producing MSNLTHRILLGEFDGSSSDDDEITMVQMIMARQYQKFQRRRQQGGHVGSTSGRAWIPRDRVAADQRLNDDYFCEYPLYDEKLFQQRFRMSRPLFHKILGKLQEHDVTFVQRNDATGAVGLSGIQKMTAALRMMAYGTPADSLDEYLKIGGSTAVESLQSFCRGVISIFEAEYLRKPNEADTARLLHVGNQRGFPGMLGSLDCMHWQWDKCPTAYHGFFSGRSGKPTIVLEAVASYDLWIWHAFFGMPGSFNDINVLDQSHLFDDLSAGRAPPAHFIVNGSQYDMGYYLADGIYPKWATLVQTISQPQGRKKQHFARMQEACRKDVERAFGVLQARWAIVRGPARFWNEVDLGYIMKTCVILHNMIIEDQRDHDASDEITELLSSNPIQVSRDITPALVDFFKNNRRIRSNEAHHSLRNDLIEHLWARNGDEE from the coding sequence atgagCAATTTAACCCACAGAATATTACTGGGAGAATTTGACGGATCTTCCTCCGATGATGATGAGATTACAATGGTGCAAATGATCATGGCCAGGCaataccaaaaatttcaaagaagacGCCAACAAGGAGGTCATGTTGGTTCTACAAGCGGTCGAGCCTGGATCCCCCGTGACAGAGTTGCTGCCGACCAACGACTCAATGATGATTATTTTTGTGAGTATCCGCTCTATGACGAAAAATTGTTTCAGCAACGTTTTCGAATGAGTCGACCCTTATTTCACAAGATCTTGGGCAAACTCCAAGAGCATGACGTGACGTTCGTCCAAAGGAATGATGCGACGGGAGCTGTAGGTCTTTCTGGTATCCAAAAGATGACAGCAGCTCTGAGGATGATGGCATACGGGACGCCTGCTGATAGTCTTGATGAGTATCTCAAGATTGGGGGAAGTACAGCAGTTGAGTCTCTTCAAAGCTTCTGTAGAGGCGTTATCTCTATTTTTGAAGCAGAATACCtgagaaaaccaaatgaagCAGATACTGCAAGGCTCCTACATGTGGGCAATCAACGTGGTTTTCCTGGAATGCTAGGCAGCTTGGATTGTATGCATTGGCAGTGGGACAAATGTCCAACTGCTTACCATGGCTTCTTTAGTGGCCGCAGCGGAAAACCCACTATCGTACTTGAAGCAGTTGCATCGTATGATTTGTGGATTTGGCATGCTTTCTTTGGCATGCCAGGTTCATTCAATGATATCAACGTGCTTGATCAATCTCATCTCTTTGATGATCTCAGTGCAGGTCGTGCCCCTCCAGCCCATTTTATTGTTAACGGGAGTCAGTACGACATGGGGTACTACCTTGCTGATGGTATATATCCAAAATGGGCGACTCTCGTCCAAACCATTTCTCAACCACAAGGAAGAAAGAAGCAACACTTTGCGAGGATGCAGGAGGCATGTCGCAAGGATGTTGAAAGGGCATTTGGCGTACTCCAAGCACGCTGGGCAATTGTGAGAGGACCGGCGCGATTCTGGAATGAGGTGGATCTAGGCTacatcatgaaaacatgtgtCATTTTGCATAACATGATAATTGAAGACCAACGTGATCATGATGCTAGTGATGAAATTACTGAACTTCTTTCTTCCAACCCAATTCAAGTTTCGAGAGATATCACTCCTgcattggttgatttctttaaaaataaccGGAGGATTCGATCAAATGAGGCACATCATTCGCTCCGCAATGATCTTATTGAACACCTATGGGCCCGTAATGGAGATGAAGAATGA